The following nucleotide sequence is from Peribacillus sp. ACCC06369.
AATCTTCTCTGAACGTCCCCATCTCGACCATTTTTTCCAGACTCTTATTCGTGGCCGCAACAATTTGAACATCAATGGAGATAGGTGTAGTACTGCCTATCGGGATCACTTCCTGTTCCTGGAGGACCCTCAGCAGCTTGACTTGAAGATGAATAGGCATGTCACCCACTTCATCAAGGAATAAAACACCTTTATTGGCCTGTTGAAAGTATCCTACCTTCCCATTTTTATCAGCTCCTGTAAATGAACCCTTCGTATAACCAAACAATTCACTTTCGAGGAGGTTTTCCGGAATCGCCCCGCAATTTATCTTCAGGAAAGGTTGCTTGGACCGCCTACCCATTTTATGAATGGCTTCAGCTATCACTTCTTTACCTACCCCTGACTCCCCGTTGATTAAAACAGTGGATGAAAAATGAGCGATTTTCTTGACTTGGCTGATTATCTGCTCCATTTTAGGACTGGCAAAAATCAACTCTTTATAAAATTGATCTTGTTTTTTGAATGAGTCCAGTTCTTTCCTCATTTCATTTAATTCCGATTTCAATTGTGTCGTTTCGGTTATATCCCTTGAAGCAATGACTATACGCTCTATATCCCCTTTTTCATTGAATACAGGAGTTCCGACAGAAAGGACTTTCTTATTCATTTTCGTATCTTGGACAATCGATACTTTCTTTTTTTGTTCAAGGACCAATCGGGTGACCGAAGGATTAAAAATCCCTTCATCTTCTAGTTGCAAGAGATTCTTCCCGATATAATCTTTTAAATCCTTCCCCCAGAATCCTGAGATGATGCTGTCACTATAGCGCAGCAGCTCCCCTTTTTGATTGACTACAAGTATTTCATCATAGATATTCGCTAAAATGGCATTCAAGTCTTTATTCGAGCTTTTTATTAATTCTATTTCCATGGCCATTTCCTCAACCATCGGTAAATCCTGAACGATGATGATCAGCCCTTCGACTTCTTTTTCATGGTTCAGAATCGGACTATAGTCGACAAGCACACTCATGACATCAGTGATTTCCAGCTGATTCAGAATACTGCTCCCGCTGGCAAACACGCTATGTATATGTTGCTTATTGAAGATGTTCGCAGCAGGTTCATTTAGGACTTGTTCAGAAGGCTTTTTTATCATCTTCAAGCCTGATTCATTGAAGTTCACGATATTTTTTTCTTTATCAGCCACAAAAATCCCCATAGGAATCGAAGTTAAAATAACATTTAGCAGGTCTAAATTTTGTTTGCTGTCCTGCTTAAATAATTCAGCTAACACATCTTCCCTTTTTACATAACCGGTAAGCAGGCCATCATCCGTTTTTATCAGTACGATAGGTTCACCAATAATTTGAAACAGAAGCGGCAAGGATATGTTAGGAGTTAATTTACAGACATTATCGATCGAAAAAGCATACTGTAAAAGCTGATCGACTGTCGTTATTTTTTCATTTAACGGGAGGTCATCCATGCGGATATACGCAAATACTTGATTTTCCTTCATAAGAAAGAAGAAAGGTTCCTGTATCTCATCAATTTTTTGCTCTGAAAATGTTGGCTGATCAATTGTTATAGTTATGAATGGTCTAATTTTATCATCCGGAATAGATAACACAGTTTCACTCTCCTTTTGTAACCTAACCTATTTTAACATAATTCTGAATTGCAAGATAAAAAATAATATGCACCCTTACATGTATCCATAATTTACCTTTATTCAACCCACAATAAAAGGGTCCTTTAAGGGACCCTTTTGACCTAAAACCAGATCATCTTAAACTTTTTTCGACCGTTCACCTTTTCTTAGTTCAGGATTTAATCGGCCGTTTCCTCAGTAAATGGCATTGCCGAATCAAAGCCAGGAAACGAGAAAATAGGAGTGCAGCACCTGCACGATGTAAGAAAATGACTCATTTGGATTATAGAAAGAATGAAAACTCCAAAGAGTTCCCGTTCCTTCCCCGTCACGAATAGAAAAATTGGCGAATATGGCAATGGAAAGCAAGGAGACATCGTAAGGGAAGCCTTGCTTTCGTAGCCATTTTCTCATCAACAACATTGATAACCGTCACAATAATCAGTAAACTCAACACCCATGCATAGGCAGGTACAGAAGCAAAAGCTGCTGAAAAGAAAAGCTGAATAACAAGGAATTAACCATTGAAATGAATAAATAATCCTTTAGTATCATTTGGATTAATCGACTTGTTTCTGTAAGCATATGTCGAACCGAACCGGCCCGATCAAATGACCTTTGCCCTGTCCGTAACTGTACGCAATCAAAAGCATCAGAAATATATAACAACCTCCTTCGTTTCGTGAATAGCTTGGATTCACTGGGCTTCTTCAAAATGAAATAGCGGAGGGGAGTCCGTAAACCATTTTGTCCGGTACAGAAGATAACCAATTCCAATAACCGCCCAGACAACTCCTAGAATCAATGAACTCATACCAAGATTAAGCCAAAGGATGAAGACCGATGCCGCGCCAATAACCGGGGACAGAATAGTTGTAAGAAATCCCTTAATCGTAAGGAAACTTTTGTTTCTAATTGCATGGACGATTACACAAATATTCACGAAAGTAAAAGCAATTAAAGCCCCAAAGTTTATGAGGGAAGCAGCCGTAACCAAATCAAGGAATAAGGCAACCATTGAAATGACCCCGACGAATATGACATTAAAGAATGGCGTGTTGTATTTGGGGTGAACAAACCCAAATGGTTTTTTCGGGATCACTTGGTCACGCCCCATGACATATAACAACCTGGAAACACTAGCATGAGATGCAAGACCGGAGGCAAGAGTACCGGATAAAGTTCCTGCAAGAAAGAAGGCTTGAAATAACTTCCCGCCCACGAAAAGGGCAATTTCCGGGGAAGCCGCTTCAGGATCGCTAAAACGTGAAATATCCGGGAAAAATAACTGTGTAAAGAATGAAGCCGTCACAAATAAAATCCCTCCGATAAGGGCAGTCAAAAAGATGGCCCGGGGAACCGTTTTGGTTGGATTTGTTGTTTCTTCCGATAATGTAGTGACAGCGTCAAACCCCAGAAATGAAAAACAAAGGATTGTAGCACCTGTTATGAGCGTCGACATTTCAATATGAGGCCCGATGAATGGCTGAACCGATAAGACCTCTCCTGTTCCTTCTCCACTCATGACTCCTTTAACGACAAGTGCCACAAAAATAATGATGACCAACATTTGAAAAAAAACAAGAAAGCTATTAAAGTTGGCAGCAAAATTAACATTGAATAAGTTAATGCCTGTCATTAAAAGGACAAATGCCACCACCCATATCCACGGGTATACTTCTGGAAAAAGTGCTGTTAAGTATATTTTTGTTAAAATGGCGTTCACCATCGGTAAAAATAAGTAATCAAGCATCGATGACCATCCGACAAGGAAGCCTAAATGCGGATTGATCGTTTTTTGTGTATAAGTATAGGCTGAACCTGCCTGCGGATAAATTTTCACCATTTTCCCATAACTGGCTGCTGTAAACAACATCGCTAAAAGAGCGATGACATAAGCGGTTGGCACATGCCCCCCCGTTTTTTCGGAAACTATCCCGAATGTATCAAAAACAACCATCGGCGTCATATATCCAACACCTAGCAATACGATATGCCATAAGTTTAAAGACCTTTTCAATTGACCTGTTTGCATGTATCATTCCCCTTCCCATTTAAGCAGAAAAGTTAACCAACTTTTCTGGAATTCCTTATAATTTTATTGGTCATATTACACTTCGCAATTTTCATACCAAAAAAAATAGTCGAAATTTAACAAAAAATAAGGAAATAAGGAGAATATTTGATGCAAATTTGAATAACTTATTCAATTATTCATAATCCTTAAAGTTAGCTAAAAGTGAACCGCTGATTTTTGCCCATAAAAAAAGCAGAAGATATCAAGATATCTTCCGCTCATTTGACTAAATCCCCCCGTGCCGAGGTCAAATTACTAGTTTACTTTCGTTGCATTGTATGCTGATACATGGCAAGGCGCATCATCGAATGCCTAATTTAATGAAATTCTTTTATTAAAATCAACAGATTCAAGGTTAATCCTGCTGTCTGCTATCCAATATGTTAAAAAGTTCTTCCATTTCATTCGTTTTTGAACGATTCATTAAAAGGTCAACTGCCTTTTTCACTTCTTCCCCATTGAATAAGACATCGTACAGGGCTTCAGTAATCGGCATATTCACTTCGTACTTCTGAGCTAATTGATAGGCGGCTTTAGTCGTTCTGACACCTTCGACGACCATACCCATGTTTTCCAATACTTCTTCAAGCTTTTGCCCTTTACCAAGCATATTCCCAGCTCTCCAATTTCGGGAATGAACGCTTGTACAAGTGACGATCAAATCACCTATTCCAGCTAATCCGGAAAAAGTAAGTGGGTTAGCTCCCATGGCCACCCCTAGACGGGAAATTTCAGCCAATCCACGTGTTATTAAGGCAGCCTTGGCATTATCACCATAGCCTAACCCATCCGTAATGCCGGCAGCTAAGGCAATGATGTTCTTTAATGCCCCTCCGATTTCAACGCCAATCAAGTCCGGATTTGTATACACACGGAAATTATTGTTGATAAAGATGTCTTGAACCTTTTCGGCAGCTTTCATATTCTTTGAAGAAACGGCAACTGTTGTCGGGTGACGAAGACTGACTTCTTCTGCATGGCTCGGCCCTGAAAGAACCACTATATCTTTAAGCCAATCCGCCGAAGATACTTCTTCAATCATTTCCGAAATACGAAGCAGGGAATCAGGTTCAATCCCCTTACTCACATGAACGATTGTCAATGGTTTATCATGAGCCTCTTTAATCTGACCCAGCACTTCCCGGTAGGCTTTAGTCGGCACAGCCAAGATTATTATTTCAATCCCGACCAACGCTTCCTCAATGGAAGAATACCCTTGAATCCCCAAAGGCAATTCAATCCCAGGCAAGTATTTTCCATTCGTATGATTTTGATTGATTTCATCAATTTGTTTCTGATTATGTCCCCATAACCTCACTTCATGCTGGTTATCAGCTATGACCATCGCTAAAGCAGTTCCCCAGCTACCTGCACCAATCACTGCGATGCTTTCTTTTGCTTTCTCCATTGTATAACCACCTTTTACTATTTTCTCTGACGTCCAAAAATTCGTATTGGTGTTCCTTCAAAACCAAAGGCATCCCTAATTCGATTTTCTAAAAACCTCTCATATGAGAAATGCAATAACTCAGGATCGTTAACGAATACAACGAAAGTAGGCGGCTTGATCGCTACCTGAGTCGTATAATAAATTTTCAAACGGTTGCCATTATGAGTCGGTGTCGGATTCATCGCCACGGCATCCATTACCACTTCATTCAATACATTTGTCTGAACACGGATAGCATGATTCTCACTAGCCTGATCAATGACTGGTATTAAGGTATGTGTCCGTTTTTTAGTTAAGGCAGAAAGATAAATGATTGGCGCATAATCCAAGAATAGGAAATGGGCACGGATTTTTTCTTCAAAATCCTTCATCGTTTTTTCATCTTTCTCGATGGCATCCCACTTATTGACGACGATGATGACCGCTCTACCCGCTTCATGGGCATATCCGGCAATTTTTTTATCCTGCTCACGAATACCTTCTTCAGCGTTAAGGACCACAAGAACAACGTCTGAACGTTCAATTGCCCTTAATGCACGAAGTACGCTATATTTTTCCGTACTTTCATACACTTTCCCTTTTTTCCGCATCCCAGCTGTATCAATAATGACATATTCCTTGCCATTATATTTATAAGGAGAGTCGATCGCATCGCGAGTCGTTCCTTCAATATCACTTACGATGACTCGATCTTCACCTAACAACGCATTGACCAGGGATGATTTACCTACGTTCGGTCTTCCGATCAAACTGAATTTAATGACATCATCAGCATAATCCTGACCGCTGAATTTAGGGAAGTGTTTGGCCGCTTCATCCAGAAGGTCACCAAGACCAAGCCCATGAGACCCGGAAATCGGGAATGGATCGCCAAAACCTAACGCATAGAAATCATAGATTTGATCTCTCATTTCTGGGTTATCGACTTTGTTGACTGCAAGGACAACTGGCTTTCTCGATTTAAAGAGAATTTTAGCGACCTCTTCATCAGCAGCCGTTACACCTTCACGACCATTCGTCATAAAAATGATCACATCCGCTTCGTCGATGGCAATTTCAGCCTGCTGGCGAATTTGTTCAAGGAACGGCTCGTCTCCGATATCAATTCCACCTGTATCAATAATGTTAAAATCATGTGTCAACCATTCACCTGAACTATAAATCCTGTCCCGTGTTACTCCAGGAACGTCTTCGACAATCGAAACCCGTTCTCCCACTATTCTATTAAAGATTGTCGATTTTCCTACGTTCGGACGACCGACTATCGCAATTACCGGTTTTGGCATTGCTATTCACCCTTTCTGCTACTATATCTCTGTCAAAGTCACGAAATTCATGAATGCATTTTTTACGGTTGCTTTGCATTATTGATTTTCATTTTTTCCTTTTAAAGGAAAAGGCTGTATCCATCATCATATAAAGGAAACTTTCATCAGTAATCCCACTGATGTTCAGTTAAACGTATCAAGTATTAACAGGCAGTTTGTCCACTTTGCTACCCAGTTCCTCAGGTGACGTGAAGCCGAACCCTCAGCATGCTAAAACGTGATTATAAACAGCCCAAAAAAATGAAGAAAGCTTTCGGCATACTGCTTCCTTTTTAATTGTTTAGAGCATTTTACGATTTATCTACAGACCTCTAACTATCCTATAGTAACAAATTTCTCGCCAATCAACAATGATTGTATGCATAAAAGCCTTCCAATGCCAATTGATTCCATTTTAACTGCAGCCTTTTGGTTAAAGCGGATAACACCCCTTGCCTATTTTCCACCATACTCTTCATTGATTAAAATTCTCTTTACCTTGTTTTGATAATAATCTCGATTGGGATGATAAATAAATGTATTGGCCAAAAAGCTCCAACATTCTCCATAGTATGTTTGCGCCCAATATCAGCACGGCATTATCATGCCATGCGTACGCAAGGCCCACCTGGGGCAAAGAGTGATAAACAAGCAATCCGGAATATATGATATCACCCATTATCAAGCCATTTAAAAGGACGAACAATCGATGTTTCCAATTTTTAAAAAGCAAAAGGATTAGATAATTCAGGAAAATACACAAAAGATAAGAGGGTTTCATGATGAGCCATATCGGATCAAGCAAAGAAAAAAGTTGAAAACTGGCATAAGCGAGAGTGATGATAAGACTGCCGCTGATCAGTTCCATTATCTTGAGGATTGATTGCTTCCTAATATACACACACAGTATAAAGAAAAGATATGGACCGCTCAAATGCACGGAAACCAGGGAAAATTCCAGTTTATACCCCGCCAATATCATTACGGCCAATAGATGAAAAAGAAAATCAAAACGAAAGGGAACCGTTTTTGGAATAAAATACATGACAATGACCCAAACTATCCATGACATCCAATAAAACAAAATTCCATCCATGCATCGTCCCCCTTTTAGGAAACATTATGGCTTGTTTATTCAAAGTATAAACGTAAGCCCGGCATTTAATGTGGAACTGCAAATATTTATGCATAAAACCTTCCCACTATCAACTAAAGAAGGAGGTGTAAACATGGGCAAAGATCGGCAAGAGAAGAAATTGAAAGAAAGTAAACGGGTGGAGTCCGACAGGGACCAATCATTGGATAAAAAAGGGGCAACAAGCATGGAAAGTCCTGAAGAGGCAAGAAGAAGGAATAGTTAAGTGTTAAGTCTATCCTCAACAAAAAGAAGCATCTCAATTTGTTTCAATCGAGATGCTTCTTTTTGTGGTCATTCATTTAGCATA
It contains:
- a CDS encoding sigma 54-interacting transcriptional regulator encodes the protein MLSIPDDKIRPFITITIDQPTFSEQKIDEIQEPFFFLMKENQVFAYIRMDDLPLNEKITTVDQLLQYAFSIDNVCKLTPNISLPLLFQIIGEPIVLIKTDDGLLTGYVKREDVLAELFKQDSKQNLDLLNVILTSIPMGIFVADKEKNIVNFNESGLKMIKKPSEQVLNEPAANIFNKQHIHSVFASGSSILNQLEITDVMSVLVDYSPILNHEKEVEGLIIIVQDLPMVEEMAMEIELIKSSNKDLNAILANIYDEILVVNQKGELLRYSDSIISGFWGKDLKDYIGKNLLQLEDEGIFNPSVTRLVLEQKKKVSIVQDTKMNKKVLSVGTPVFNEKGDIERIVIASRDITETTQLKSELNEMRKELDSFKKQDQFYKELIFASPKMEQIISQVKKIAHFSSTVLINGESGVGKEVIAEAIHKMGRRSKQPFLKINCGAIPENLLESELFGYTKGSFTGADKNGKVGYFQQANKGVLFLDEVGDMPIHLQVKLLRVLQEQEVIPIGSTTPISIDVQIVAATNKSLEKMVEMGTFREDLFYRLNVIPIHVPPLRERPEDIPPLAFHFLQKLNERYQRNYHFSPDALNILEVYTWPGNIRELQNMIERLVVSADEEMIDADFIQRFIPVGSDFKQTKPIITRILPLQEAQDHVEEQLIMLAMKQYKTTTKAAKALGISQSSVSRKYQKVLAEQSKRIEKNAY
- a CDS encoding APC family permease, which translates into the protein MQTGQLKRSLNLWHIVLLGVGYMTPMVVFDTFGIVSEKTGGHVPTAYVIALLAMLFTAASYGKMVKIYPQAGSAYTYTQKTINPHLGFLVGWSSMLDYLFLPMVNAILTKIYLTALFPEVYPWIWVVAFVLLMTGINLFNVNFAANFNSFLVFFQMLVIIIFVALVVKGVMSGEGTGEVLSVQPFIGPHIEMSTLITGATILCFSFLGFDAVTTLSEETTNPTKTVPRAIFLTALIGGILFVTASFFTQLFFPDISRFSDPEAASPEIALFVGGKLFQAFFLAGTLSGTLASGLASHASVSRLLYVMGRDQVIPKKPFGFVHPKYNTPFFNVIFVGVISMVALFLDLVTAASLINFGALIAFTFVNICVIVHAIRNKSFLTIKGFLTTILSPVIGAASVFILWLNLGMSSLILGVVWAVIGIGYLLYRTKWFTDSPPLFHFEEAQ
- a CDS encoding NAD(P)H-dependent glycerol-3-phosphate dehydrogenase, with translation MEKAKESIAVIGAGSWGTALAMVIADNQHEVRLWGHNQKQIDEINQNHTNGKYLPGIELPLGIQGYSSIEEALVGIEIIILAVPTKAYREVLGQIKEAHDKPLTIVHVSKGIEPDSLLRISEMIEEVSSADWLKDIVVLSGPSHAEEVSLRHPTTVAVSSKNMKAAEKVQDIFINNNFRVYTNPDLIGVEIGGALKNIIALAAGITDGLGYGDNAKAALITRGLAEISRLGVAMGANPLTFSGLAGIGDLIVTCTSVHSRNWRAGNMLGKGQKLEEVLENMGMVVEGVRTTKAAYQLAQKYEVNMPITEALYDVLFNGEEVKKAVDLLMNRSKTNEMEELFNILDSRQQD
- the der gene encoding ribosome biogenesis GTPase Der; the encoded protein is MPKPVIAIVGRPNVGKSTIFNRIVGERVSIVEDVPGVTRDRIYSSGEWLTHDFNIIDTGGIDIGDEPFLEQIRQQAEIAIDEADVIIFMTNGREGVTAADEEVAKILFKSRKPVVLAVNKVDNPEMRDQIYDFYALGFGDPFPISGSHGLGLGDLLDEAAKHFPKFSGQDYADDVIKFSLIGRPNVGKSSLVNALLGEDRVIVSDIEGTTRDAIDSPYKYNGKEYVIIDTAGMRKKGKVYESTEKYSVLRALRAIERSDVVLVVLNAEEGIREQDKKIAGYAHEAGRAVIIVVNKWDAIEKDEKTMKDFEEKIRAHFLFLDYAPIIYLSALTKKRTHTLIPVIDQASENHAIRVQTNVLNEVVMDAVAMNPTPTHNGNRLKIYYTTQVAIKPPTFVVFVNDPELLHFSYERFLENRIRDAFGFEGTPIRIFGRQRK
- a CDS encoding YpzI family protein produces the protein MGKDRQEKKLKESKRVESDRDQSLDKKGATSMESPEEARRRNS